A single genomic interval of Zunongwangia sp. HGR-M22 harbors:
- a CDS encoding ExbD/TolR family protein has protein sequence MARRSSPEVNAGSMADIAFLLLIFFLVTTTIETDKGISRKLPPWQDENQPEPPKIKQRNIFTVVLNSNNDLLVEDEEMELKDLRQAAFNFLDNGGGSGSEACSFCQGAGSAESSVNPQKAIISLQNNRGTEYGTYIAVQNELVAAYNELRDREAKRLYGTTFVNLEAEYNDPKTGEGRKESLKEKIESIKDLIPQKLSEAEPKG, from the coding sequence ATGGCTAGAAGATCATCACCCGAAGTAAATGCGGGATCTATGGCAGATATTGCTTTCTTACTTCTTATCTTCTTCTTGGTAACTACAACCATTGAGACCGATAAGGGTATTAGTAGGAAGTTACCGCCATGGCAGGACGAAAATCAACCGGAGCCACCAAAGATTAAACAAAGAAATATTTTTACTGTTGTATTAAACAGTAATAATGATCTTTTGGTGGAAGACGAAGAGATGGAATTGAAAGATCTGCGTCAAGCTGCTTTTAATTTCTTAGATAACGGAGGAGGATCAGGAAGCGAAGCTTGTAGTTTTTGCCAGGGCGCAGGAAGTGCAGAATCGTCTGTAAACCCACAAAAAGCTATTATTTCTTTACAAAATAACAGAGGTACAGAGTATGGTACTTATATTGCCGTTCAGAACGAATTGGTGGCTGCTTATAATGAATTAAGAGATAGAGAAGCTAAACGTTTGTACGGAACTACATTTGTTAATTTGGAGGCAGAGTATAATGATCCAAAAACAGGTGAAGGTAGAAAGGAGTCTTTAAAGGAGAAGATCGAATCTATTAAGGATTTGATTCCTCAAAAGCTTTCTGAAGCAGAGCCTAAAGGTTAA
- a CDS encoding MotA/TolQ/ExbB proton channel family protein, translating into MKRLFSILVIAAIMVLGAGNLKAANMVNTLPGTLATFVQQDDEAAATADADEEESLGFHQELKKRFIEGGAGFMGIVLLCLILGLAIAIERIIYLNLASTNTKKLARNVEEALNSGGIEAAKEVCRNTRGPVASIYYQGLDRANESIESAEKAVVAYGGVQMGQLEKNVSWVSLFIALAPMLGFMGTVIGMIQAFDRIEAAGDMQPSLVAGGIKVALLTTVFGLIVAIILQIFYNYIIAKIDSIVNDMEDASILLIDMLVDYKNKKRV; encoded by the coding sequence ATGAAAAGATTATTTTCTATTTTGGTAATCGCTGCGATTATGGTGTTAGGTGCCGGTAATCTTAAGGCGGCAAACATGGTGAACACATTGCCAGGTACGTTAGCGACTTTCGTTCAACAGGACGATGAAGCTGCGGCAACGGCTGATGCAGACGAAGAAGAATCTCTAGGTTTTCATCAGGAATTAAAAAAACGTTTTATTGAAGGTGGTGCTGGATTTATGGGTATCGTTCTTCTTTGTCTTATTCTTGGTCTGGCAATTGCCATTGAGAGAATTATCTATTTAAACCTTGCCAGTACTAATACTAAAAAATTAGCTCGTAATGTAGAAGAAGCATTAAACAGCGGAGGTATTGAAGCTGCTAAAGAAGTATGTAGAAACACAAGAGGACCTGTTGCTTCTATTTACTATCAAGGGCTTGATCGCGCTAACGAAAGCATCGAATCTGCAGAGAAAGCAGTAGTAGCTTACGGTGGTGTTCAAATGGGTCAATTAGAGAAAAACGTATCTTGGGTATCTTTATTTATCGCTCTTGCTCCTATGCTTGGGTTTATGGGTACGGTAATTGGTATGATCCAGGCATTCGATAGAATTGAGGCTGCTGGTGATATGCAACCATCTCTTGTTGCTGGAGGTATTAAAGTAGCACTTCTTACTACGGTATTTGGACTTATTGTTGCGATTATCCTTCAGATTTTCTATAACTATATCATCGCTAAGATCGATAGTATCGTAAACGATATGGAAGATGCTTCTATCTTGTTAATCGATATGCTTGTAGATTACAAAAACAAAAAGAGAGTTTAA
- a CDS encoding asparaginase, whose translation MATRARILLVYTGGTIGMIKDYSTGALKPFNFNDLLQNIPELNILENEIDTLSFEHPIDSSDMNPEEWRKIANIIYDSYESYDGFVILHGSDTMSYTASAISFMLENLNKPVIFTGSQLPIGDLRTDAKENLITSIQIAGLQKNGCPVVTEVGLYFEYKLYRANRTTKINAEHFQAFASLNYPPLAESGVHLAVNSKILWKQNRKQQLKLHGNFNTDVLVLKMFPGITKEIVNHIFSYPNLKGVVLETYGSGNAPTQTWFLDLLEEKISNGLKVVNVTQCAGGSVAMGNYETSVAMKKIGVVSGKDITTEAAIAKLMYLLDKNLTQKVFKTIYETSLRGEMS comes from the coding sequence ATGGCAACAAGGGCTAGAATTCTTTTAGTATATACTGGTGGGACCATTGGTATGATCAAGGATTATAGCACCGGTGCTCTTAAACCTTTTAATTTTAATGATCTTTTGCAGAATATTCCTGAATTGAATATTCTTGAAAATGAAATAGATACTTTAAGTTTTGAGCATCCTATAGATTCTTCAGATATGAATCCTGAGGAATGGAGAAAAATTGCAAACATTATCTACGATAGCTACGAAAGTTATGACGGTTTTGTAATATTACATGGTAGCGATACGATGTCTTATACGGCTTCAGCGATAAGTTTTATGCTTGAGAATTTAAATAAGCCGGTGATTTTTACAGGTTCTCAATTACCAATAGGTGATTTAAGAACAGATGCTAAAGAGAATTTGATTACCAGTATACAGATTGCAGGTTTGCAAAAAAACGGATGTCCTGTTGTGACAGAGGTTGGGCTCTATTTTGAATATAAATTGTACAGAGCCAATAGAACAACAAAAATTAATGCAGAACATTTTCAGGCATTTGCTTCGTTAAATTATCCGCCATTAGCTGAATCTGGAGTACATTTAGCGGTAAACTCTAAAATACTTTGGAAACAAAACAGAAAGCAACAGCTAAAATTGCATGGTAATTTTAATACCGATGTACTTGTTTTAAAAATGTTCCCCGGCATTACTAAGGAAATTGTAAATCATATTTTTAGTTATCCAAATCTGAAAGGTGTAGTTTTAGAAACTTACGGCAGTGGCAATGCGCCAACACAAACCTGGTTTTTAGACTTGCTTGAAGAAAAAATAAGTAATGGTCTTAAAGTAGTTAACGTTACACAGTGTGCTGGAGGGAGTGTTGCGATGGGAAATTATGAAACTAGTGTAGCAATGAAGAAAATAGGTGTGGTCTCGGGTAAAGACATCACTACCGAAGCTGCAATTGCTAAATTAATGTACTTACTAGATAAAAATTTAACACAGAAAGTCTTTAAAACTATATACGAAACCTCATTGAGAGGTGAAATGTCGTAA
- a CDS encoding 1-acyl-sn-glycerol-3-phosphate acyltransferase: protein MRDFEDIRFYNEKEVQEALQYYIKHPMMKALLHFTFPEKSSEEIKDIVFSCKSIRDFQTKIIYHSVGKIIEKSTDGVTDSGFEKLKPGESYLFLSTHRDIILDTSLLNYTLYNHDLVMTASAIGDNLVQKTFLMALSKLNRNFLVRRKLSPREMFKSSLELSTFIRKMLLEDQRSVWMAQREGRTKDGSDYTQQGVLKMLGMAKGDLSLTEYFGKIKIVPISISYEFDPTDVLKMPEILSKRMKEKYVKAPDEDFKSIIQGILGIKGRIHINAGDIMEPALFDQIENDFDSVNEQLGEIANRVDNQIHKNYALWPSNYIAQDLLNNTELYTSKYSEKDKRRFERRLKRRVDFKNSLELNSYLLMYANPVINKEAVDGNKG from the coding sequence GTGCGAGACTTTGAAGATATAAGATTTTATAATGAAAAGGAGGTCCAGGAGGCCCTTCAGTATTACATTAAACATCCAATGATGAAGGCGCTTCTTCATTTTACATTTCCGGAGAAATCTTCCGAGGAAATTAAGGATATAGTGTTTAGCTGTAAAAGTATCCGGGATTTTCAAACTAAAATTATCTATCATTCGGTAGGAAAAATCATTGAAAAAAGTACGGATGGAGTTACCGATAGCGGGTTTGAAAAATTGAAGCCTGGAGAGTCTTATCTTTTTCTTTCTACACATCGCGATATAATTTTAGATACTTCGTTACTAAATTATACTCTTTATAATCATGATTTGGTAATGACGGCTTCTGCTATTGGCGATAACTTGGTGCAGAAAACCTTTTTGATGGCTTTATCCAAATTGAACAGAAACTTTTTGGTGCGACGAAAATTGAGTCCGCGTGAAATGTTTAAAAGTTCTCTGGAATTATCTACTTTCATAAGAAAGATGCTGCTTGAAGATCAAAGATCGGTCTGGATGGCACAGCGTGAAGGTAGAACTAAAGACGGGAGCGATTATACGCAGCAGGGTGTGCTTAAGATGCTAGGGATGGCAAAGGGCGATTTAAGTTTGACTGAATATTTTGGGAAAATTAAAATTGTGCCTATCTCTATATCGTATGAGTTTGATCCTACCGATGTTTTGAAAATGCCCGAGATTCTTTCTAAAAGAATGAAAGAAAAATATGTAAAAGCGCCAGATGAAGATTTTAAATCGATCATTCAGGGAATTTTAGGAATTAAAGGTAGAATTCATATTAACGCCGGAGATATAATGGAACCAGCCTTGTTTGATCAAATAGAAAATGATTTTGACTCTGTTAATGAGCAGTTAGGAGAAATAGCTAATAGAGTGGACAATCAAATCCATAAAAATTATGCGCTATGGCCGTCAAATTACATTGCTCAGGATTTATTAAATAATACAGAACTTTATACCTCAAAATATTCAGAGAAAGATAAAAGGCGATTCGAGAGACGTTTAAAACGTAGAGTAGATTTTAAAAATTCTCTGGAACTTAACAGTTATCTTTTGATGTACGCTAATCCTGTAATCAACAAAGAAGCGGTGGATGGCAACAAGGGCTAG
- a CDS encoding TatD family hydrolase yields MIITDTHTHLYSESFDEDRDAMIQRAIDAKVERFFIPAIDSTYADRMYGLEKSFPEHVHLMMGLHPTHVQENFKEELQFIEDQFQQRDFIAVGEIGIDLYWDKSTLAIQQEAFRFQIKLAKKYKLPIVIHCREAFDEVFEILEEEKGEDLLGIFHCFTGTEGQAKRAISYNLKLGIGGVVTFKNGKIDKFLNAIPLSNIVLETDAPYLAPTPFRGKRNESAYILNVAEKLAEIYEKPLEEIAKITTENSKDIFGI; encoded by the coding sequence ATGATTATTACAGATACACATACACATTTATATAGCGAATCTTTTGATGAAGATCGTGATGCTATGATACAGCGAGCAATAGATGCTAAAGTTGAGCGTTTTTTTATCCCAGCAATCGATTCTACTTACGCAGATAGAATGTATGGTTTGGAAAAGTCTTTCCCCGAGCATGTTCATTTAATGATGGGGTTGCATCCCACTCATGTTCAAGAGAATTTTAAAGAAGAGCTTCAATTTATCGAAGATCAATTTCAGCAAAGAGATTTTATAGCAGTAGGTGAGATTGGTATCGATTTGTATTGGGATAAAAGCACGCTTGCCATTCAGCAGGAAGCTTTTAGATTTCAAATTAAATTAGCGAAGAAGTATAAATTACCAATCGTTATTCATTGTAGAGAAGCTTTTGATGAGGTTTTTGAAATTTTGGAAGAAGAAAAAGGAGAAGATCTTCTTGGTATTTTTCATTGTTTTACGGGAACCGAAGGACAGGCAAAAAGAGCAATTTCATATAACCTGAAATTAGGAATTGGTGGGGTTGTAACCTTTAAGAATGGTAAGATTGATAAATTTTTAAACGCTATACCTTTAAGTAATATAGTTTTAGAAACCGATGCGCCATATCTTGCTCCAACTCCTTTCCGCGGAAAAAGAAATGAATCTGCTTACATTTTGAATGTTGCTGAAAAATTAGCGGAAATTTATGAGAAGCCTTTAGAAGAAATTGCTAAAATCACCACAGAGAATTCAAAAGATATATTCGGTATTTAA
- a CDS encoding retropepsin-like aspartic protease → MASIKKILKEKGYESIKFKFTKTNHLEIVAKINKIEGNFILDTGASSTCVGIDSIEHFDLLSEDSDVKAAGAGASNMLTQISQKNKIEIKGWKKKKIDLVLFDLRHVNEALLQHDAEKVHGIIGADILKKGKAIIDYKSKTLFLK, encoded by the coding sequence ATGGCGAGTATTAAGAAAATCCTGAAAGAAAAAGGATATGAAAGCATAAAATTTAAGTTCACCAAAACCAATCATCTAGAAATCGTTGCTAAAATTAACAAGATTGAAGGAAATTTTATTTTAGACACAGGAGCATCTAGTACCTGTGTTGGCATAGACAGTATAGAGCATTTTGATCTTTTATCAGAAGACAGTGATGTTAAAGCGGCGGGTGCGGGCGCATCAAATATGCTTACTCAGATTTCGCAAAAAAACAAAATTGAAATTAAAGGTTGGAAGAAGAAAAAAATAGACCTTGTTCTTTTCGATCTTCGCCATGTAAACGAGGCCTTATTACAACATGATGCTGAAAAAGTACACGGGATTATTGGCGCTGACATTCTAAAAAAAGGCAAAGCGATTATAGATTATAAATCTAAAACGCTGTTTTTAAAATAG
- the odhB gene encoding 2-oxoglutarate dehydrogenase complex dihydrolipoyllysine-residue succinyltransferase translates to MALEMKVPSPGESITEVEIAEWLVEDGDYVEKDQAIAEVDSDKATLELPAEASGIITLKAEEGDTVGVGEVVCLIDTEADKPGGGDDDSKDESAEEEVKEEQEEKESKEDSDKAPAKTEKPSKSSTPSQKQDSHASGSPSPAAKKILDEKGIDPKSVDGSGRDGRITKDDAVQAKASMGTPGTGKRGESRKKMSMLRRKVAERLVAAKSETAMLTTFNEVDMSSIYALRKKYKEEFKDKHGVSLGFMSFFTLAVVRALDMYPDVNSMIDGDFQVKYDYKDVSIAVSGPKGLMVPVVRNAENLSFRGVEEEVKRLALKARDGKITVDEMTGGTFTITNGGVFGSMMSTPIINPPQSGILGMHNIVDRPVAIDGHVEIRPMMYVALSYDHRIVDGKESVGFLVAVKEAIENPEELLMDNDVKRALEL, encoded by the coding sequence ATGGCCTTAGAAATGAAAGTTCCATCCCCCGGTGAATCTATAACCGAAGTAGAAATCGCAGAATGGTTGGTAGAAGATGGGGACTACGTTGAAAAAGATCAGGCAATAGCTGAAGTCGATAGTGACAAAGCTACCCTGGAATTACCTGCTGAAGCTAGTGGGATTATAACGCTAAAAGCAGAAGAAGGCGATACCGTTGGTGTTGGTGAAGTAGTTTGTTTAATCGATACTGAAGCTGATAAACCAGGTGGAGGAGATGATGACAGCAAAGATGAAAGTGCAGAAGAAGAGGTAAAAGAAGAGCAGGAAGAAAAAGAATCTAAAGAAGATAGCGATAAGGCTCCAGCAAAAACTGAAAAGCCATCAAAATCTTCAACGCCTTCTCAGAAACAAGATAGCCATGCTTCTGGTAGTCCATCACCGGCAGCTAAAAAGATCTTAGATGAAAAAGGGATAGACCCTAAATCTGTAGATGGTAGCGGTAGAGATGGTAGAATTACAAAAGACGATGCTGTACAGGCAAAAGCTTCTATGGGAACTCCCGGTACAGGAAAACGTGGAGAATCTCGTAAGAAAATGTCTATGCTTAGACGTAAGGTTGCAGAGCGTTTAGTAGCTGCTAAAAGTGAAACTGCTATGCTTACTACTTTTAACGAAGTAGATATGTCTTCAATCTATGCGCTAAGAAAAAAGTATAAAGAAGAATTTAAAGATAAGCACGGTGTAAGTTTAGGATTTATGTCTTTCTTTACTCTTGCTGTTGTTCGTGCTTTAGATATGTATCCTGATGTAAACTCTATGATAGACGGAGATTTTCAGGTAAAATATGATTATAAAGACGTTAGTATTGCCGTATCAGGTCCAAAAGGATTGATGGTGCCGGTAGTGAGAAACGCAGAAAATTTAAGCTTTAGAGGAGTTGAAGAAGAAGTTAAGAGACTTGCACTAAAAGCTCGTGATGGTAAAATTACAGTTGATGAAATGACTGGAGGTACTTTTACTATTACTAATGGCGGTGTTTTTGGTTCGATGATGTCTACACCAATTATCAACCCACCACAAAGTGGTATCTTAGGAATGCATAATATTGTAGATCGTCCTGTCGCTATCGATGGCCATGTGGAAATTAGACCTATGATGTACGTGGCGCTATCTTATGATCATCGTATTGTAGACGGTAAAGAGTCTGTTGGTTTCTTAGTAGCAGTTAAAGAGGCAATTGAAAATCCAGAAGAACTATTAATGGATAATGATGTAAAAAGAGCTTTAGAGCTTTAA
- a CDS encoding 2-oxoglutarate dehydrogenase E1 component yields MDRFSFLNAARTAYFAELYDQYLQYPDSVEPSWRAFFQGFDFGMEQNGVSSDVLDEAPVTFEEGQMPDHVLKEFQVIRLIDGYRTRGHLFTKTNPVRERRKYEPTLDIETFGLSKGDLDTTFNAGDILGIGPKKLKDIIKHLENIYCDSIGVEYMFIRKPEEIDWIQKKLNVNENHPQFETDRKKQILRKLNEAVAFEGFLHRKYVGQKRFSLEGGETLIPALDALIEGAAEKGVKDFVMGMAHRGRLNTLTNIFGKSAKDIFSEFDGKDYEQDIFDGDVKYHLGWTSCRSTSSGKEININIAPNPSHLETVGPVVEGIARSKRDRRYSGDPSKVLPILVHGDAAVAAQGVVYEVVQMAKLEGYENAGTIHIVVNNQIGFTTNYLDARSSTYCTDVAKVTLSPVLHVNADDAEAVVHAVLFALDFRMQFKRDVFIDLLGYRKYGHNEGDEPRFTQPKLYKAIAKHKNARDIYAEKLIKDGVIDESYIEKLENDYKTKLEEDLEDSRKEDTTRITPFMEDEWDGYENVQEDRMIEDIDTTVKMDELDRVAKAISKLPEGKKFLKKVNKIINLREKMYFEDNKLDWSMGEHLAYGTLMAEGFNVRISGQDSERGTFSHRHAVLKVEDSEEEIILHNNIEGREGDFFIYNSPLSEYGVVGFDYGYAMASPKTLTIWEAQFGDFVNGAQIMIDQYISAAEDKWKLQNGLVMFLPHGYEGQGAEHSSARMERFLQLCAKDNMFVADVTTPANMFHLLRRQMKFGFRKPLIIFTPKSLLRHSRVNSTKEEFAEGSFKMLIDDPEAKADKVKTLVFCTGKFYYDLLEYKEENERDDVALVRIEQLFPLPVEKMREIMSKYKNADDIVWAQEEPKNMGAYGHMLMHIDEAKKFRCCSRKFYGSPAAGSAVRFKKRHQRVIDCVFDKSLTED; encoded by the coding sequence ATGGATAGATTTTCATTTCTTAATGCCGCACGTACCGCATATTTTGCCGAATTATACGATCAATATTTACAATACCCAGATAGTGTAGAGCCCAGTTGGAGGGCATTCTTTCAGGGTTTTGATTTTGGAATGGAGCAAAACGGTGTCTCATCAGATGTTTTAGATGAAGCTCCGGTAACGTTTGAGGAAGGCCAAATGCCAGATCACGTTTTAAAAGAATTTCAGGTTATTCGACTAATCGACGGCTATCGTACACGCGGGCATTTATTTACAAAAACAAATCCCGTTAGGGAAAGAAGAAAATATGAGCCTACACTTGATATCGAAACTTTTGGGTTAAGTAAAGGTGATTTAGATACTACTTTTAATGCAGGTGATATTTTAGGTATTGGTCCTAAAAAATTGAAAGATATAATCAAGCATCTTGAAAATATTTACTGCGACTCCATTGGAGTGGAGTATATGTTTATTAGAAAACCTGAGGAAATCGATTGGATTCAGAAAAAACTGAATGTTAATGAAAATCATCCTCAGTTTGAAACAGACAGGAAAAAGCAGATTTTAAGAAAGCTGAATGAAGCTGTCGCTTTTGAAGGTTTTCTACATAGAAAATATGTTGGTCAAAAGCGATTCTCTCTTGAAGGAGGAGAAACTTTGATACCGGCTTTAGATGCATTAATCGAAGGCGCTGCAGAGAAAGGAGTCAAAGATTTTGTGATGGGAATGGCCCACCGAGGTCGATTAAATACCCTTACCAATATTTTTGGTAAATCGGCTAAAGATATTTTTAGCGAATTTGACGGTAAAGATTACGAACAGGATATATTCGACGGAGACGTAAAATATCATTTAGGTTGGACATCTTGCCGAAGTACAAGTAGCGGTAAAGAAATTAATATTAATATTGCTCCAAACCCTTCTCACTTAGAGACTGTTGGTCCTGTAGTAGAAGGTATAGCAAGATCAAAAAGAGATCGCCGTTATAGCGGGGATCCTTCTAAAGTCTTGCCAATCCTAGTGCATGGTGATGCAGCTGTAGCTGCTCAAGGCGTTGTTTACGAGGTAGTGCAAATGGCAAAGCTGGAAGGTTACGAGAATGCCGGTACTATTCATATAGTTGTGAATAACCAGATAGGTTTTACAACCAATTATTTAGATGCTAGATCTTCTACTTATTGTACAGATGTAGCTAAAGTTACCTTGTCGCCAGTACTTCATGTAAATGCAGATGATGCTGAAGCTGTAGTACATGCTGTGCTTTTTGCCCTCGATTTTAGAATGCAGTTCAAACGAGATGTCTTCATAGATTTATTAGGATATAGAAAATATGGACATAACGAAGGGGACGAGCCAAGATTTACACAACCTAAACTTTATAAAGCAATAGCGAAGCATAAAAATGCAAGAGATATTTATGCTGAAAAACTTATAAAAGACGGTGTAATTGACGAATCTTATATAGAAAAGCTAGAGAACGATTATAAAACGAAGCTTGAAGAAGATTTAGAAGATTCACGAAAAGAAGATACCACCAGAATTACTCCATTTATGGAAGATGAGTGGGATGGCTATGAAAATGTACAGGAAGATCGGATGATTGAGGATATCGATACGACTGTAAAAATGGATGAACTGGATAGAGTGGCAAAGGCTATATCTAAGCTTCCTGAAGGCAAAAAATTCCTTAAAAAGGTTAATAAAATTATCAATTTAAGGGAGAAAATGTATTTTGAGGATAATAAGTTAGATTGGTCTATGGGAGAGCATCTGGCGTATGGAACCTTAATGGCTGAAGGATTTAATGTAAGAATTAGTGGCCAGGATAGCGAGCGTGGTACATTCTCGCATCGTCATGCTGTATTAAAAGTTGAAGATAGCGAAGAAGAAATTATTCTTCATAATAATATAGAAGGTAGAGAAGGAGACTTCTTTATTTATAATTCGCCACTATCTGAATATGGTGTTGTAGGATTTGATTATGGATATGCCATGGCCAGTCCAAAGACGCTAACGATTTGGGAAGCTCAGTTTGGAGATTTTGTGAATGGAGCTCAGATCATGATCGATCAGTATATCTCTGCTGCAGAAGATAAATGGAAATTGCAAAACGGATTGGTAATGTTTCTTCCTCATGGTTATGAAGGGCAAGGAGCAGAACACTCTTCAGCAAGAATGGAACGTTTTCTTCAGCTATGTGCAAAGGATAATATGTTCGTTGCTGATGTTACAACTCCGGCGAATATGTTTCACTTGTTAAGAAGACAAATGAAATTTGGTTTTAGAAAACCATTAATCATTTTCACTCCAAAGAGTTTGTTGAGACATTCCAGGGTAAATTCAACTAAAGAAGAGTTTGCTGAAGGATCCTTTAAAATGCTTATTGACGATCCAGAAGCTAAGGCAGACAAAGTGAAAACTTTAGTATTTTGTACCGGTAAATTTTATTACGATCTTTTAGAGTATAAAGAAGAAAACGAGCGTGATGATGTTGCTTTAGTAAGAATAGAGCAGTTGTTTCCACTTCCGGTAGAGAAGATGAGAGAAATCATGAGCAAATATAAAAACGCAGATGATATTGTTTGGGCACAAGAAGAGCCAAAAAACATGGGAGCGTACGGTCATATGTTAATGCATATAGACGAAGCGAAAAAATTTAGATGTTGCAGCCGTAAATTTTACGGTTCTCCGGCAGCTGGTAGTGCAGTTCGCTTTAAGAAAAGACATCAACGCGTTATCGATTGTGTGTTTGATAAATCACTAACTGAAGATTAA
- a CDS encoding polyprenyl synthetase family protein encodes MLAITEYREVFLDYLNNKLKIKEPANLYEPMVYILGLGGKRLRPVLVLMATDIFEKDHKEALDAALAIEIFHNFSLVHDDIMDDAPLRRGKQTVHEKWDVNTGILSGDAMLINAYQLFENYEGDTFKELAKLFTKTAIEVCEGQQYDIDFETRDDVSIDDYLKMIEYKTAVLVGASLQMGAIVAGVNEDCKKAIYQFGRLLGIAFQLQDDYLDAFGDPKTFGKQVGGDIIENKKTFLFLKSLEASTKDEAKQLEYLYSINPEDNSGKIETVKAIFKSSGAAASTKKEIEKYTNLAFDVLDGIAIPEEKKTPLRDFGKMLMSRTV; translated from the coding sequence ATGCTGGCTATTACAGAGTATCGCGAGGTTTTTTTAGACTATTTAAATAATAAATTGAAAATTAAAGAACCTGCTAATCTTTATGAACCAATGGTTTATATTCTTGGTTTAGGAGGTAAAAGATTACGCCCAGTATTAGTATTAATGGCCACCGATATTTTTGAGAAAGATCACAAAGAAGCTTTAGATGCTGCATTGGCGATCGAGATTTTTCATAATTTTTCTTTAGTGCATGATGATATTATGGACGATGCTCCTTTAAGAAGAGGAAAGCAAACCGTCCACGAAAAGTGGGATGTCAACACGGGGATACTTTCTGGAGATGCCATGTTGATTAACGCTTACCAACTTTTCGAAAATTATGAAGGCGATACTTTTAAAGAATTAGCAAAGCTTTTTACAAAAACCGCTATCGAAGTATGTGAAGGACAGCAATATGATATCGATTTTGAAACCAGAGACGACGTGAGTATCGATGATTACCTAAAAATGATAGAATACAAAACAGCCGTATTAGTTGGAGCTTCTTTACAAATGGGAGCTATTGTAGCTGGCGTTAATGAAGATTGTAAAAAAGCCATATATCAATTTGGAAGATTATTAGGTATTGCATTCCAGCTTCAGGATGATTATTTAGATGCATTTGGTGACCCAAAAACTTTTGGTAAACAAGTGGGAGGCGATATTATAGAAAATAAGAAGACATTTTTATTTCTGAAGTCTTTAGAAGCATCCACTAAAGATGAAGCAAAACAACTAGAATACTTATATTCTATAAATCCGGAAGATAATTCTGGTAAAATTGAAACTGTAAAAGCTATATTTAAAAGTAGTGGAGCAGCGGCATCTACTAAAAAAGAGATCGAGAAATACACCAATTTGGCTTTCGATGTTCTAGATGGTATTGCTATTCCTGAAGAAAAGAAAACACCTTTACGTGATTTCGGGAAAATGCTAATGAGTAGAACGGTTTAA
- a CDS encoding TetR/AcrR family transcriptional regulator encodes MKEPILNMATEMFLEYGFKSVTMDDIAAKLGISKKTIYANYSTKTKLVHDVAFNILYKIQDRIAEIKKKDINAIEELFEVKKQVSIFLKDEKSSPQFQLQKYYPEIFENVENTKCETIECSITENVTRGIDEGLFREDVDKNFVCKIYHYGLKSVRDTAIFPQEQYNKSEIFQLFIEYHVRGIATKKGLQILEDLLNNNETKTN; translated from the coding sequence TTGAAAGAACCAATTTTAAATATGGCGACAGAGATGTTTTTGGAATACGGCTTTAAAAGCGTCACTATGGACGATATTGCCGCTAAACTTGGCATTTCTAAAAAAACCATATACGCCAACTATTCCACCAAAACAAAACTGGTGCATGATGTTGCCTTCAATATTTTATATAAAATTCAAGATAGAATAGCGGAAATAAAGAAAAAGGATATTAACGCTATAGAGGAACTTTTTGAAGTGAAAAAACAGGTTAGTATTTTTTTAAAAGATGAGAAATCATCGCCTCAGTTTCAATTACAAAAATATTATCCTGAAATTTTCGAAAATGTAGAGAATACTAAATGCGAGACTATAGAATGCAGTATTACAGAAAATGTTACCCGAGGAATAGATGAGGGACTTTTTAGAGAAGACGTGGATAAAAACTTTGTATGCAAAATATATCACTACGGACTCAAAAGTGTAAGAGACACTGCCATTTTCCCTCAAGAACAGTATAACAAAAGCGAAATATTTCAACTTTTTATAGAATACCACGTAAGAGGAATTGCCACCAAAAAAGGATTACAAATATTAGAAGATCTATTAAATAATAATGAGACAAAAACTAACTAA